A window of Corythoichthys intestinalis isolate RoL2023-P3 chromosome 14, ASM3026506v1, whole genome shotgun sequence contains these coding sequences:
- the LOC130929372 gene encoding gastrula zinc finger protein XlCGF62.1-like, which produces MCEKPTEEYTEELLCGKKEMELHQLNMEPRVVLQQLTAILSDTDCPSSDSDAYEYRDDEDDEDYSCDEFKDDDDDEDYSYDEFDDDDTDDKDDSCLCPQCGKTFKTVSLKRHMKTHAAEKDFICSVCGMQMVSKSNLKRHTLTHTGEKPVLCSECGKRFATEVCLKKHMRTHTGEKPHECFVCHRRFGIKQLLKNHMRTHTGEKPYACQLCGKRFAIQSGLNKHQKVHSGEKPFYCAACGRSYTRKVYFTNHSCQGTDGKAKLNGKF; this is translated from the exons ATGTGTGAAAAGCCGACAGAAGAGTACACGGAGGAGCTactttgtggaaaaaaagagatgGAGCTACACCAACTAAACATGGAGCCACGAGTTGTTTTACAGCAACTTACAG CTATTCTCTCAGATACCGACTGCCCTTCTTCCGACAGCGACGCTTACGAATATCGCGACGACGAGGACGACGAGGATTATTCTTGTGATGAATTCaaggacgacgacgacgacgaggATTATTCTTACGATGAATTTGATGACGATGACACCGACGACAAAGACGACAGTTGTCTGTGTCCTCAGTGCGGGAAAACTTTTAAAACCGTATCTCTGAAGCGTCACATGAAAACGCACGCCGCAGAGAAAGATTTCATCTGCTCGGTTTGCGGTATGCAAATGGTTTCCAAGAGCAATTTAAAAcgccacacactcacacacacaggcGAAAAACCCGTTCTCTGTTCAGAGTGCGGTAAGCGCTTCGCTACTGAAGTCTGTTTAAAAAAGCACATGAGAACACACACCGGCGAGAAACCGCACGAATGTTTTGTTTGCCATAGAAGATTTGGCATTAAACAACTTCTGAAAAACCACATGAGAACGCACACCGGGGAGAAGCCATACGCTTGCCAACTTTGCGGTAAACGATTCGCGATCCAAAGCGGTTTAAATAAACACCAAAAAGTGCACAGTGGGGAGAAACCGTTTTACTGCGCAGCTTGTGGTAGAAGTTACACTAGAAAAGTGTATTTCACAAACCACTCGTGTCAAGGGACTGACGGAAAAGCAAAGTTGAACGGGAAATTTTGA